ATCGGCCACGAACGCGTGGCTTACCCGGTCGATCGGCTGCTTGTCGCGCATTCGCATCGTGGGCCCGAGGTGGTACGCGCGGGCCGCGGGCTCCGGCACGAAGACCGCGCCCACCTGGCTGAGCCGGTAGCCCATCTCGGTGTCCTGGCCCAGGATCAGCTCGTCGTCCATCAGGCCCGCCGCCTCGACGAGCCCGGCGTTGACGGAGGTCGCGCCCCCGACGTGCAGGCTGAACGGGCGCTGGGGGTTGTCGGTGAGGCCGTCGGTGCGTTCGACCAGGTCGACGATCCAGCTGTGCGGCTCGGCGGGCTCGAAGTGCTCCTCCAGGTCTGGCGGAAGCTCGGCGGGCAGTTCCGCGTCGGTGAACCTGATGTAACCGGTCACGACGAGATAGGGGGCGGCGTGGTGCCAGCGCATGTGGGCCTCGATCGCACCCGGGGTGAGCACCACGTCGGAGTCGAGCCAGTGGATCACGTCGCCCGTCGCCTGGGCCAGGCCGGCGTTGCGGGCGCTCGCGCGTCCCGGCTCCGCGCAGACGATCAGGCGCGTGTCCCTGGGACGGACGGAGGGCAGGCGCAGCGGGGGCGCGCTGGCGTTGTCGACGACGACGACCTCGGTCAGCTCCGCCGGGTACGTCTGCCCGGCGAGCGCGGCCAGCGCCAGGTCGAGCTTGTCCTGCCCGCCGTAGGCCGGGATGACGACGCTGAGCTTGAGCTCCGGGGTGAAGTCGCCGAGGAGCGGCTCGAGGATCCGGTAGTCGTTGCCGCGTACCCTCGCGGACCCGGCGACACTCGTCGTCATGCGGCTTCCATCAGCAGGCTCGGGCGGAAACCTCGCCACTGGTTGACGGCCACCTTGAGGAAGTGGGCCAGCGGTAGCTGCCAGGTGTGCTCGTCGCTGAGCCCTCTGCGCAGGACATAGCCGAGTCCGTGGGTGCGGTAGACGCGCGCACCGGCCTTTTGCGCCGCTTTCAGGAATTCAAGATCGACAGCCCGCGGTAAGCCGGGAAATCCACCTATTTCCTGAAATTTCTCTCGAGACACCAAGATCGTCCCACCTGCCACGTGATCGGCCCAAACCTCGCTCGGATACGCCGCTCCACTGGCGAACGTCGTACGCCGGACCGTCGCCCGTAACGGCTCCAGATAGAAGAACTCCGCCGTCGTCCCCACCACGTCGGCCCCCGAGTACGACAGCGCCATGAACAGATCGCCCAGGTGGCGGGCCCCGTACCAGTCGTCGTCATCCCATTTGGCCAGGTAGTCGCCGCTCGCGAGGGCCGCCGTCCGGTTGAGCACCTCGCCGAACGGCACGGACTCCGGCGCCTCGACCCATCTGACGGGCAGCGAGCAGGACTCGACCGGCTCGCGCACCTCCTCGAACCCCACCCCGTGCAGCCCGAGCAGCACCTCGACCTCGACGTCCCGCTGCGCCTCCATCTGGGCCAGCGCCGCCCCCACCAGCCTTGACCGCTTGCTTGACATGACAATGCTGATCTTGGGCTTGGCG
This genomic interval from Nonomuraea helvata contains the following:
- a CDS encoding family 2 glycosyl transferase; the protein is MSITPCGFARTPEKGLARLHWSDGGWAVEGQPPDVPALRPLRGLEIEWPAAEVPLDGLLCLAAAGIPMTADQAAPWVPADLAALLTDRDWLAHAADGGPRSLADLRREEHSVRLRRLAHPAAKPKISIVMSSKRSRLVGAALAQMEAQRDVEVEVLLGLHGVGFEEVREPVESCSLPVRWVEAPESVPFGEVLNRTAALASGDYLAKWDDDDWYGARHLGDLFMALSYSGADVVGTTAEFFYLEPLRATVRRTTFASGAAYPSEVWADHVAGGTILVSREKFQEIGGFPGLPRAVDLEFLKAAQKAGARVYRTHGLGYVLRRGLSDEHTWQLPLAHFLKVAVNQWRGFRPSLLMEAA